The sequence TTTCTCCCCATTTAGAGGATGTAAGTGCCTTGGTTGTGTAAGAGTCTGCCATATGTACAGCTAACCAAAAATTCTGGAATACAAAAGTGTCCCTTGTGACAAACAAGAAATCCCCTGGGCCTGGTTGTCTCTAACACATACACCAGTAGCATCAAGTGATGTGTACATGACAAGCTGCACCTACTTCTGTTAAATAATTCATAAACCTGCTGTCTACAAGCTTATAGAATATGCCCTCACCAGACAATACTGTAGGTTTGTATATGCAATTTAAACCTTAAGTTACTAAATCTATCATTAACCAGGTGTGAGTGATCTTGAGGTCTTGCAATTCCGTacaccatcctggaaaacatatttgcatatttatagtAATGTAACAGTGAGAAGTCCCCAATGTGTCCATTCATATAGAAGGACATTCTATTTTGACAGGTACAGGCCCTCTCCCTACTTGTCATCTACCTTCAGTGCAGAGAATCCAACAAAAAAGGGTTAAAGTAGTTAATTTAATATTGGATCAAATCAATGGGATCAGCCTGTTGAAGGTAGTGTGTTAACATATTGCAACATCTTCATCACACCAAGCACAGTGCTTTACCATTAGTAATGGCCATCCTTAGTACTGCCAATAACTCCGTCCCAGTCACTTGGACAAGATATAACTATGTAGTACCATACACAGCCACTACAAAAGGCAGGGCACTATGCCCGATTTGTTGTGGCTCCTTCAAACAGCTTACAAATTAAATGGGAAAGTTGAGAGCCTACTAAATCTCAACCTTTTCAAGTTTTTGAAACTAACCTGTAAACACTCCAGGTATATTCAACTGATATAATGCAGCACATTTATCAATTTGTTTACAACAAAAATCTGTTGTAATATTTATAAATAGTTTAAgtccttttttacatttttaggaaCAGCATAGAAGAATGGATGGATTCGTTTTAAGCCGTAAACTAAATTACCTTATAGGAGGTGCAAAAGTCCATTTACTGAAATAAACTGAAAACGGATGCAACGAACACTCCTGTGTGAATTAGCCCTTACTCTGAGAgcatttttataaatctgccccattgtgcgccTGAGGGCACAGCGTTCCTCAGGCGTCTCACTTTGCAGAAGCATAGAAACAAAACATTACATTAGATGTAAAAAGAAATGACATTTTAAAGCAAAATGCTTCTTCAgaatattaaaaagttttaaatatgCAAGTAAAAAACCTTGGTGGAGGCCGCTATTGTGTGTACTCATACATAGGTTAGGAAAGATGCTCTCTTCCGGCACATTGGATAAATGCATTTCATACACAAGTGGCTGTATCCACTATAAAGCAGAGggattgcattttttttataattatttttgttttctagAAAAAATAAACTTCACCTGAATCCTAAAATTCTCTGCTGTAAGCCTTCAAAAAGCCTTCAGGATACATATAGGGGaggatttataaatatatattattaaaatagaaaaacaattcATAAACCACACTTCTAAAGTCCTTCTCtcaatactgacccatcattggcCCTCTGTCCATCTGGTCACTACATGAAATAAACCTACACCGGATCCTATCGCCGGTGTAGTTCATTGAGGTTGTGGTTGTGCAAATTCTGTCTTCGTCTGTTCAGGTTGACCGTGTTCCTCTCGTGGTTAGCGTTGTCTAGTGTGACGCGGTCATAGCTGTACTGCGTGTAAGGCATGAACTGTCTGAAGATGCTGACGCTGCCGTGCCAGAATGTTGGTTGTGGCAGATGTCCCACAATGCTCCACTCTTTGGTTTGGGGATCAAAAGCCTCCACCACATCAGAGAGTTCAAATGTGTTGTCGTAACCACCAGACACGTAAAGTTTTCCACCAAGTGCAGCCAGGCTTCCTCCAACATGTACCTGTGAACAGATCATTGCAGTATTAATACAcaattaggccccatgcacacaagcACATCATGGCCCctgtagaggtctatggcacccagtcacagTGCGGAGAGCACTGCCTCTGCCCCCCCCAATTTGtaatctgcagcccctgccctcccagtatacagaccCTCATGAGGAATGCCCCTcctataaaggaaaaaaaataataaaaacaataaaaagtataCTGACCTTCCATCGTTGTTCCGGCTACCCTTCTCCGTGTGGTGCCATCAGTATAAGGCGAGTTAGGGTTTctcagcaaatttttttgtgctgaaaaattcggcttatactcgagaatatatgtAATTTAGCTGCCAGACCAGGATGTTGGAGTTAAGAATTTTTGGGGGATATCCTTTTGGGCTGCAGTATCAGGAAGTGATGTGCGTCAATTAATATACAGAGATTTAACATAATGTGCATGTGTTAGCAGCATCTTTACTTATTAAATCGTTTtactctgttcccttataaacaatggctggaccattatacaagctcttatacctctcgtgtcaccccctcatcctcatagactgaaagctcttgcgagcagggccctcaatcctTTTGTTCCACATGATGGTTTGTACTCTGCAGggacataactaggagaggctgggcagaCACAAAGCAAACTTCTGAATGCTTTACACAAACATATTACACTCTTACATACACACAAACGTATATATCTATACAAGTAAtgatatttcctttatttatatagcgccacaaattacacagcactgtacaaatctgtccccaatctaatcaacctaccagtatgttttggagtgtgtgaggaaaccggaggacccagaggaaacccatgcaaaaacggagagaaaatacaaactctttgcagatgttgacctgggacttgaatccagttccccagcgctgcaaggccatAGTGCTAACaattgagccaccgtgctgccccataaacatacagttcttcactcatacacacacatttatacacttgcgcgcacacatatacacacagtgccatatacagatgtacagcatatatacacaaacagtatatacataccatatacaccacaGATACAGCATGAGattaatatatacatattcataattatgctgtacaatgtgctgcacatcctccattctttagtgtcaagtcagatgacggggccccctcaCACTAAAGGCCCCATTGCGGctgttaccactgtagttatgcccctggtactccaatgtattattttatttgtacgtGTCCCCATtgagttgtaaagcgctacggaatatatgttgacactatataaataaagattattattgttgttatgacAAGTATTTGACCATCTGCTAGTGGAAGTGTATATCCATCTTCTAGAGCCTTCTAGTGATGAGGAATACATTACCTGCTTCATGGGAGGTATTTTGTTCCATTCATTCTCCAGCGGACTATATACATCCACTTCTGAGGAGTCATCTCTGCAAAGGAAACAAACAGGTCAGAAAAAGACCAacaaacaagaaaaacaaaactAAGAAATAAGGACAATCCTCCAGCAGCTCTGCATCTACCACTGGAGACCATGCAATTTTAAGGTCTTAACACAGACATTAAGCAACTGTTGGCTCTACTCGACTCCTCCAGTATATTTGGCTCAGCCGAACATTCATGTTATTTTCATAAAGTGGGGGATGAGCTGCTGCCAGACACCACCAATCTCTACAGAAAGTAAGAAACTGCCTCTACAAGAAGTTTTGAATGGAGAAACCCACTCAGTGATGCTGGTAATGCAAAATCCTGGTAATGCTTAGGCCCTTAGATTCTTCCCATCTCTTTCCCTTTTCTGTTCTTCCTGTTCCTTCAGGACTTAAGCCAGGGCAGAAGTGTATGTGCCCAATTTAGGAGACTGGACTCTAAGCTGTCATAATAGTCTTGAACAGGTTTGAAgcctttgggtgaagacacacatggcgtttttgggccgtttttactaagtgcgttttcagatagttaaaaacgcatgcgttttttgaaaccgcatgcagttttgtcagtttttccgaaattgcgcaatgaaaaacggacaaaaacgcatgcgttctcaaaaaactgatgcgttttttaatgcatgcgtttttaacgatctgaaaacgcacttagtaaaaacggcacaaaaacgccatgtgtgtcttcaccctttggattTAAACTAAATTTTTTATTCAccgactgcaagcagagatcatgAAATGGGCAAATACAGTGCCCCATCCAGGATCGGCAAGTAACAGGTATATTTACGACCCTAGACGCTGTATAAAGCAATGCTGGTGCTTTAGTAGTCGCTActgtctgacaggttccctttaaagctgccCATTTCCTGAGGAAGAAAATAGAATGTTATGTGATATCTTTAACATGTGGCAATAAGGGGGAGGTTAAGTCTATGCTGGCACATAACACTAGAGTTGCCAAGGGAATTATAATTCCACTTTTGGAAGAGAGAGTGACAGACCTGAACAAAACGGGGGCAGGGAGCTGATCCTGCAAATATCTCTCCTGGTTTTAttataggaggagatcactgtgtGGCAGGAACAGGTGAGGAGCATTAGCTGTTACTGGCTGAAGGCTCGGCAGCTGTCGTCTTAAGAATACGTACCCAAGAATGACATTCAGTGGTAAAGGGGGGAGGAGAAAAATATGAAGCATGTGATTTAGTTCCACGTCTTGAAAGACCTTGTCCAGATCACAGCCCTCAGACATTATATTTAGTGGGATTGTCATGCTCTACGTTGTTTATGTTCTGGGTGTTTAAGGGAACGCTATGTTCTCATAAGTGAGAGCGTTGCCAAAGTGGCGTTTTTAGCTCCTTCGGGCCACTATATTTATATTCTAAAAACAGGCAGTGGCACAAGATTTGttcaaaagacacaaaaaaaaaaataaaaagttattagaacTGTGGAAGGTACAAGATGGACAAAGTAGCTGTCATATCAGACATGTTCCTTAACATAGACAACAACCCAGTTTAGGTTTCATGAGGAGCCATTTGTGTTTTAGGGTGAATGCACATATTTTAATGACATAATAGTTTCGCTCTGCAAGAACAGAGAACACACTGGATATATGTAACTCATGTAAACCATATTTTATCTTTTCATATTTCATTCAAGATTTCAATTGTCACTCACCTGACAAAATAAATGAATCCGTTTAGTGTCACAGTTTTCGGTGCAAAGGACCATGGGGGCAGCCGCCCACAGTTCACCATTGACCACAAGTCACTTTCTGGGTCATAGCATTGCATGACCATGGTCTCTTTGCCTTCCAATGATCCAATAGCATAGAGTCTGCCCCGGCAAGAGGTGGTGGAGCAGTTATCCATGGGGTACAACATTGGCCGCAAGGATTCCCAAGAATCAATGGTGTGGTCATAGCGCTCTGTGCTGTCTGAGGCAATGACGTAAAGTAGACCCTTCAGTACCGTCGAACTGTGGTATTCTCGAGGTTTTAGCATTGGAGACACCTCCGTCCATTCATTGACACTGGAATTGTATCTCCAAACACAGTCATAAAGCCTTGAGCCGTCAGATCCTCCTGAAAaacagggtaaaaaaaaaaatatatatatatataaaaagttatTCTCTGTTGGGTCCTGGATGAAGCTTCCAATATTCATGAGGGTAATAGGTCATcaactccacctcctccaatctaTATCGCCCTACCGATTAGTTGACTTACTTTAAGCTCTCAGTCTTATCCCATTTCCAGCAAACCATACATTGTTTATGGCATACAAAATGCAGGGTAGGCCACACAAAAACCGCTGAAGACTTCAATAACTTCTCAGGGATGCACAATAATCGCAAAATAAAACTCCAACCAACCTGGCCTATTCCTGACATTAGATCTCATAAAAGAGAAGGACTTGCAGCACCCACCATCATTATATTACAGTATTGgcttataaatatataatgtgtACCTGCCTTTCATTATATGTGCCAAGCACAGCTTTACCACGACTGTCCTGGAACTCCACTTTGGAGTCCGGAATCCTTGTGTGCGGATATACAGAAGGTCTATGGTTGAAGAGCCTAATATGACAATGGTGAagctgctgaactatgagatgtaAAGTGCCACATCTACATGTTAGGGAACTGTTGTCACTATCTACAGTACATTCCTATTACATAACGCTATATATTCTAGAAACATAATAGATGGCAGCTGTATAACAGCCAAGCAAGAAAAAGAGGTTTGTTCTACAGAAGAATTGAGACATTGTGATGGAAACAGTGGCTGCGCCCCATCACCTCCATATCGGGTGTTTACAAGAAAAGCGTATGTATCCTCAGTGTCCCCgcacctgctgctgctcctctccgGGGAGACGTCACTTTCTACAAGTCATATTGTTATAAATAGACCCTGGTTGGGGGGGCAACCACAGTCCGTAAGGTAGGATTACACACAATGCTAAGCCCTGAACACCACCAAGTCTCAACACAGAAAATACAGCAATGCAAAATAAGACATATGACACAATACATAAGGATTCTCAATAAACCAAAGTCTTTCCTAGATTGGGTGCAAATAACACCTACTCCTATACAACCTGCAGTCCACTTATTGTCACAGGTAATGGATGTCCTATTGGGAGCCTCCTGGGGTCAAGTCATGACCGGGATGTTGGTTGTTTGAAAACTTGTGATAAATCCAACCGTTAACTCAAAGAGCCAAAGCTGGTAAACATTAACCACAGTGCCACCCTCTGAAAGGTTTGACCCATTCATACTGCAGTACATGTATTCAGGAGAGTATGTCAAGACAGGAGTGCCAAAAATGCAACCTTCCTTTCACATGTATGTGCCATGTTTTGGTGgaccactgaaaaaaaaaaatatctggatTTATGACTAATGATTAAGGATTAATGAGTAAATGTACAACTGCTACAAGGCTGCAAAATAAAATGTCAGTGACTTAAAGTATCTCTAGGACACTAGTTATTATTGCTTCCATCAGAATAAGGGAAGATTGAGTTCAAGGCCTACACACAGCACAAGACTTTCTTGAGGGTCAGACTCATGAAGATGTGATATCTGGTCATGTTATGTCTGGTAATGCATCCTTTTTCTGAAGGTTGCCCTAAGGttgaaaaaacatggctgcagaaaCAAATGCCACAAAAGGCTACGAGTAGTGCAACCAAGTTACATTTCTTTAAAGCGGAGCTGCAATAACAGCACAGATATGGAAACCTCTGTcatcatgataaatctggcacattttCAAAATCCCTGGTCTACGTTTATACTGTCCACCTActggtaaatgtgggccaatatctcTGGATCAGGCAACTGCCAACAACAAGATACAAGTCTCCTGTCATATGAATCTCAGGTCCCTCTGTCTTTAACCAACTTGTTTTATGATTCAAAGTCTGAAAATGTTCCTAAAGCTGCACATAAAATGATgtatttacatctcacttaagcTGTGTATTCAATAGTTTAGGCCTTCTGGGCTATTAATATTCCAGCGCGTGATCAAGAGGATGTGTATGTGTGCAGAGTGTGAACCCATCTACCCCAATATGGACTCCAGCCAATAACAAATGAAATGCTGGAACATGTCAGAAGACACGGTTTCGAGacaaaaggtgcaaaatggcTGCAATCcaggaggttaaaggggttttataagTAACGGGAGTCCATGTATCTATTGGGAGTATTTATGAAAAAACCATCAGtttggcaaaattttaaaagataCATAGCACTGCTGAAGTATGTCAACTTCAACCAAATTTAAAaaggcaaaacaaaaacaaatgatatttgtgccccaatgagttttggCCATACAACAACACTTCAGAGGGTTACGTATTAACCCTAGAGAGTAGGGTCCTCAATCCAATTGTCTCATCTGATTAGGTTGTCATCATGTAACGTCTAGTTTTAAGTTTATATGTACCACATTATCTGTACATAACTGTGGAATATGATGATtcaatataaataaagctttattattatttttatattcaaggattgtagctggactaggACCACTGGGAAGTCTTCTCACGCTTCTTTGATCCCTGTATTAAAACTGCACCACAGCCCTATCCTCTGAAGAAAGGAAAAACCCTCCCTATCCAGCTCTATCCTCTGCTGCAATATCAAACCAGAAGCCACATACAGCTGAGGTGAGGAACTGAGCAAGTTTGCTGTGTTCAGTGATGACATCTATACCACcagtacagctacaatcctgtcatataaatgttttttcccccacagccctgctgctactaatactaATAGAGATAAGgtaacacagatctccagggtcaGTACCTAACACTAACTGTATGATCAAACTGCTGGTGGAccctctttataaaaaaaatgcacaGTGCGACTGTGGCTCCATAATTGAAAGTTACAGGGGCTCTGTGTGTATGAGTCCTAATGCACATAGGCATCGGTGGGAAGCACTATAACAATATACATATTACAGGTGTTATTTACAGGGTAAAGTATAATTATTATTGGGGATGGAGGCGTGTTCTCGGCTACCACCATATAATTAGGATTTCATGTTAGAGGACACTTCACCTGTGACATAGATGTCATTGCCCAGCGCGGCAATGCTGTAGCCACCACCCAGGTGATCAGGGAACTCGGCCAGGTACCTCCACTGCCCACTGTGTGGGTTATAGCAGTCCACAGTGACCAGCTCATCACAGTCCTGGTCACAGCCGCCAACAACCACCAGGATTTCGGCCATGCCTGTGGACGGCCGAGGCCTCATACGTTCGCAGGGCAGGTCATGGCGGTCGTACTCGCTGGACTGGAAGGCTCGGGCTTCTCCGATGAGTCTGAGGCAGGATGGGCTGTAGTAGACCAGTGGGTCACTCTCCACATGAGCCAACAGGTAAAAGCGGCGGATGAAGGGCAGGCGGACATGCTGGAAGAGCTCCGGCCAGCGGTGTTGTCTGTGGGGCAGGTCAGCCCGTACCCAGCGCAGGATCATCTGGTACGCTGTCTCCTCCTTGTCCACACATAGCCGGTCATCCATGATGTATTCCAGCATCCTTTGCCATGGCAGccgctccagctcccgggctTGTGCCAGCTGGGCCATGTGTGCCAGGATAAAGCGCTTGGTGCTCTCTGCCAGGCCCCGGCAGGCATAGGCCTCAGCGAAGTCCTGGATCTCCAAGCAGTTGCTGACATCCAGCTGCCGCTCCAGGTAGGCGCAGCACGCGTCTTTCACTGACGGGAACTGCAGGAGGTCTGCGGCCTGGAGCAGCGGCTCCACGTTCTCCCGGGTCACCGTCACCCGCCCGGTGTAACAGAAGTCCAGCAGCAGGCCCAGGATAGGCCCGGTAACGTGGTGCAGCTCCACCCGCTCGGCCTGGCTCTCCTTCAGCCTCCCGGCGAACATGGCGCGGAAGTAGGTGCTCGCAGCGGCCAGGACCGTGCGGTGACACGGGAAGTCGTGGCCGCCGGCGCTCAGCGTCATGTCGAAGAACTTCTGCTCCGTCCGGAGCTCGTTAATGCCGCGGAGAAGGTGCAGGGCGTGAGAGGAGTCAAAGAAGGGAAGAGAGGCCTCAGCCGAGCCCGGGGAGCCCGGGGGGGAGGACGAGGAGAGGAGCGCTCTGTCCATGGTCAGCGCCGGAGCATCTGCGGAGAACCAGAGAGACAACATGAGATGAAGAAGGGCTCACCGCCTGCACATCACCGCCATGTCTACCCTCATATCTATTTTAAGTGTGATgtttaccatggcaaccaatcacagatcacaTTACATCTGAACCCCGTCCTGAAAGATTTAGAGCTACATTGCCATTGGCTGCTCAGAAAAACTAACACCTATGGGAAACATTCACAGATCAGCCAACATCTGAACAAGGGATTAAAGACAGCTTTTGATTGGCTGCTGGTCTCAACACTAAATACCTTTATGACTTGGTGGTTTATGTACAAAACTATCCTAAAGCAAATgaaaatcaatggacattttaattGATCACTTAGGCTAATTTCACACTACCAATCAAACCtctggtaaaaaaaatttaaaaagtacgGAGGTTTAAGGTGTCAGTTAAAAATTCCATTGACATCAATTTATATTTTATCCCATCTGTTATGGTCAGTTAGGCAAGCATCCGtgaaaaaactgagaaaaagtaCTTCAGCCACCATTATTTTTTTTCCCGtccaaaaaacacatgcataacGAATGACTAAGTTTACAttaatgtcaatgggatttttaattcaaATGTTCAAACTCGGTTCTTTACACTTTTTTAACACAGGTAAGGAACAAAGGTTTGTATGGTAGCGTAaactcacacgtggcgttttgagcccATTTTTAGTCATGCtgtttcagtccgttaaaaaccgcatgcgtttttgtccgttttaaaTTAAGATAAGTGGGAAAAATCAGGCAAAAACGGGTACTTTttcaaaaaaccgcatgcgtttaaaacacTTAACTAAAAACATGTTCAAAATGCCAAGAGTGAcgccacccttaggctacatttacacagacgtgtacacgctgtaccgtagcacggcgagcACACATCGGCGccagggggagaaggaggacgCCCCTCTCTATAGCAATATATGGCGCAAGGCGCCGTATTGctgcgaaagataggacatgtgttatctttctcccggctatggagcggtacagtgccgcgcgTGTGTGGCTCCCTGTGCCCATTGTCGCCTATGGGGGACGCCCCAAAACAATAAATGTTTGTGATTGttaatgaaaaaaagttatgttataGGTCTGCGTTCACATTGGAGTTGGAGGCTGCAAAATCCGTCCAATGGTGAACAACATGCCCTGTTTGGTAAAATAATAAGCACCATGACAGGAACACGTCAGTTCCCATTACAGCCAGCGAGGTTGTGAGACAACATGTGACAGTCATGGGATATTTCATGTCATTCTGCTTCTATAACAAAGCCCAAGAATAA comes from Engystomops pustulosus chromosome 6, aEngPut4.maternal, whole genome shotgun sequence and encodes:
- the KLHL21 gene encoding kelch-like protein 21 isoform X1, whose protein sequence is MLSLWFSADAPALTMDRALLSSSSPPGSPGSAEASLPFFDSSHALHLLRGINELRTEQKFFDMTLSAGGHDFPCHRTVLAAASTYFRAMFAGRLKESQAERVELHHVTGPILGLLLDFCYTGRVTVTRENVEPLLQAADLLQFPSVKDACCAYLERQLDVSNCLEIQDFAEAYACRGLAESTKRFILAHMAQLAQARELERLPWQRMLEYIMDDRLCVDKEETAYQMILRWVRADLPHRQHRWPELFQHVRLPFIRRFYLLAHVESDPLVYYSPSCLRLIGEARAFQSSEYDRHDLPCERMRPRPSTGMAEILVVVGGCDQDCDELVTVDCYNPHSGQWRYLAEFPDHLGGGYSIAALGNDIYVTGGSDGSRLYDCVWRYNSSVNEWTEVSPMLKPREYHSSTVLKGLLYVIASDSTERYDHTIDSWESLRPMLYPMDNCSTTSCRGRLYAIGSLEGKETMVMQCYDPESDLWSMVNCGRLPPWSFAPKTVTLNGFIYFVRDDSSEVDVYSPLENEWNKIPPMKQVHVGGSLAALGGKLYVSGGYDNTFELSDVVEAFDPQTKEWSIVGHLPQPTFWHGSVSIFRQFMPYTQYSYDRVTLDNANHERNTVNLNRRRQNLHNHNLNELHRR
- the KLHL21 gene encoding kelch-like protein 21 isoform X2 — translated: MDRALLSSSSPPGSPGSAEASLPFFDSSHALHLLRGINELRTEQKFFDMTLSAGGHDFPCHRTVLAAASTYFRAMFAGRLKESQAERVELHHVTGPILGLLLDFCYTGRVTVTRENVEPLLQAADLLQFPSVKDACCAYLERQLDVSNCLEIQDFAEAYACRGLAESTKRFILAHMAQLAQARELERLPWQRMLEYIMDDRLCVDKEETAYQMILRWVRADLPHRQHRWPELFQHVRLPFIRRFYLLAHVESDPLVYYSPSCLRLIGEARAFQSSEYDRHDLPCERMRPRPSTGMAEILVVVGGCDQDCDELVTVDCYNPHSGQWRYLAEFPDHLGGGYSIAALGNDIYVTGGSDGSRLYDCVWRYNSSVNEWTEVSPMLKPREYHSSTVLKGLLYVIASDSTERYDHTIDSWESLRPMLYPMDNCSTTSCRGRLYAIGSLEGKETMVMQCYDPESDLWSMVNCGRLPPWSFAPKTVTLNGFIYFVRDDSSEVDVYSPLENEWNKIPPMKQVHVGGSLAALGGKLYVSGGYDNTFELSDVVEAFDPQTKEWSIVGHLPQPTFWHGSVSIFRQFMPYTQYSYDRVTLDNANHERNTVNLNRRRQNLHNHNLNELHRR